From the Nevskia ramosa DSM 11499 genome, the window TTCATCGGCCGAACCTCTGGCAGCGAAAGCGCCTTCCGCATCGAAGGCGAGGCCCGAGCAGACCCGCATCCACTCATCCATCAAACCGTTGGCGGGGCCGGTATCGAAACCGATCACGCCATCGATGCCTGCGCCCGGCAGCACGGTGATGTTGGCGATGCCGCCGAGATTCAGCACGCAGCGGGGTTCGCGGAAATCGGCAAACATCGCATGGTGGAAGGCTGGCACCAGCGGAGCACCCTGACCGCCCAGCGCTAGATCGATGCGCCGGAAATCGGCGACCGTCGTGATGCCCGTGGCTGCGGCAATCCGGTTGTGATCGCCCAGTTGCAGGGTCAGGCCCCGGGGCCCGTCGTGGAACAGCGTCTGGCCATGGCTGCCGATGGCGGTGATTGCGCCGACCGGAATTCCGCTGCGGGAAATGACTTCGCGCGCAGCTGCCGCGAAGCTCAGGCCGATATCGACGTCGAGCGTACAGAACTCGCGCATCGAAATGCCGGGCTGATCCAGCGACAGCTCGATCAGTCTCGCGCGAAGAGGCGGTGGATAGTCGTGGTGGTGCGCGGCGTGGAGCTTGGCCAGCCGACCAGCCTCGAACTCGGCAATGACGGCATCAATGCCGTCGATGCTGGTTCCCGACATCAGGCCAAGGTACAGCCCTGACATCGGGAAATTCCGCCGTGCTTACTTGTACTTGGAGAGAGCGACGCCGGTGTTGCTCATGGCATCGATCTTGGCAATCAGCGGTGCCGTTTCGCGGCGGAACTGCACGAGCGACTGCGAGTTCAGCGGTACGGCGCGTGGCAGGGTCACCGTCATCGGATTCTTGTGGATACCGTTGACCAGGAACTCGTAATGCAGATGCGGTGCCGTGGCGAGGCCGGTGGAGCCGACGAACGCGATGATCTGGCCCTGGCGAACTTTCGAACCGAGCGCCAAGCCTGGCTTGAAGCGGGACAGATGCGCATACAGGGTTTCGTTCTGGCCACTGTGGCGAACGACGACGACGTTCCCGTAGCCATTCTTCTTGCCGATGAACTGGATCTTGCCGTCGCCCGTTGTGTGGACCGGGGTTCCAGTTGCTGCAGCGTAATCGACACCCTTGTGCGCCCGGATGATGTTCAGAATCGGATGGCGGCGCGCCAGATTGAAGCCCGAGCTGATGCGGACGAAATCCACCGGCGTGCGGATGAAGGCCTTGCGCAGCGACTGGCCGTCTGGCGTGTAGTAACCGGGGCGTCCTTCGGAATCGACGAAACGCACGGCGCGGTAGGTTTTGCCTTGATTGGTGAACTGCGCGGCGAGGATCTCGCCATCACGAATCTTGCGGCCGTTCTTGAGGATGTTGTCGTAGACGACTGCAAAGCGATCGCCTTCCTGGAGGTCCTGTGCGAAATCGATGTCGTAACCGAAGATGTCCGCGAATTCGAGGATCATCCGATTCGACAGCCCAGCCTTGCGGCCATCGGCGAACAGAGAGCTGCGAATCTCGCCGACGCTTTCCACCGAGCGGTGTTCAAGC encodes:
- a CDS encoding anhydro-N-acetylmuramic acid kinase, which produces MSGLYLGLMSGTSIDGIDAVIAEFEAGRLAKLHAAHHHDYPPPLRARLIELSLDQPGISMREFCTLDVDIGLSFAAAAREVISRSGIPVGAITAIGSHGQTLFHDGPRGLTLQLGDHNRIAAATGITTVADFRRIDLALGGQGAPLVPAFHHAMFADFREPRCVLNLGGIANITVLPGAGIDGVIGFDTGPANGLMDEWMRVCSGLAFDAEGAFAARGSADEELIAALLSDPYFARPAPKSTGRDYFRLDWVRSRYPRIDALRTEDVQASLAAVTARSVASAIKEAAPAVARLIVCGGGVANTLLLRLIGEALPGVVIESSSQHGLAPEWIEATAFAWLAMRRIEGKSGNLPAVTGASHLSPLGCVVLPPG
- a CDS encoding OapA family protein — its product is MEPVAETAPEASAALTAAQDITAVPTVNPAFNDIVQSAVSDALAVPEPAAWSRVVVARGESLSNVFEDAGLPPQDWMLMTRLGGDSARLKKLKAGDAINMRVVSGRLEELTYTLDETRTLSVRRKGVGYESTTLTSALEHRSVESVGEIRSSLFADGRKAGLSNRMILEFADIFGYDIDFAQDLQEGDRFAVVYDNILKNGRKIRDGEILAAQFTNQGKTYRAVRFVDSEGRPGYYTPDGQSLRKAFIRTPVDFVRISSGFNLARRHPILNIIRAHKGVDYAAATGTPVHTTGDGKIQFIGKKNGYGNVVVVRHSGQNETLYAHLSRFKPGLALGSKVRQGQIIAFVGSTGLATAPHLHYEFLVNGIHKNPMTVTLPRAVPLNSQSLVQFRRETAPLIAKIDAMSNTGVALSKYK